A DNA window from Brassica napus cultivar Da-Ae chromosome C1, Da-Ae, whole genome shotgun sequence contains the following coding sequences:
- the LOC125579971 gene encoding uncharacterized protein LOC125579971, producing MDSQKRVAEFCVIIGKFATITLDLLPQKSLLSLSLTVVKLQNSQQMADMLHKAIQSMSLEEEAPLVLPDSPRFRVFDENACSLLGRLLNPECQSMARMIEYMPTAWRVYDRVRGIALSRDRFQFVFQREEDLQTVLNDRPWSYTHWAMVIDRWTANPPDDFLQHMELWIRIRHIPVNLFTTNTMYALAKEVGKVKEIAYDPKVSHTKDYIRAKILFNVDNPAKAFRRLEVSKDATVTIEFEYEKIHKRCFHCLRLTHEKLRCPLLRKGAQKGNPMPHTSRIVNEAPVATKLLEGPPGFPQLFPELSKEDRKMALLYISHSDETERKARILRVQQGIEENRTESSIRLTKITKELDKGKGHVFSYQDPTPDKFHSSGSTQISHPKLSLRDKEEDDTESSTSHFSANSEPVLPTGFRLGPSSGGRVSGIQGMSKAARRRPSSWKRKAFSKSSVPAIVSPPALISKDGNAKRKPSSLALPENKSHKVSYSTVASVLKPLLPQSAFSLGTVKVLVARRQFSKSGLFVGNFSRILCS from the coding sequence ATGGATTCTCAAAAGAGAGTAGCAGAATTTTGTGTTATTATAGGGAAGTTCGCAACAATCACGCTAGATCTGTTGCCACAAAAGTCTCTGCTCAGCCTCTCCCTCACCGTTGTGAAGCTCCAGAATTCTCAGCAAATGGCAGACATGTTGCATAAGGCTATTCAATCTATGTCGCTGGAAGAGGAAGCTCCACTGGTTCTCCCAGACAGTCCTCGTTTCCGTGTTTTTGACGAGAACGCTTGCAGTTTGCTTGGTCGTCTGTTGAACCCTGAGTGTCAATCGATGGCTAGAATGATCGAGTACATGCCAACGGCATGGAGGGTTTATGATAGGGTTCGCGGTATCGCTCTGTCTCGTGACCGTTTTCAGTTTGTGTTTCAGCGTGAAGAGGACCTTCAGACTGTGTTGAATGATAGACCATGGTCTTACACCCACTGGGCGATGGTCATCGATCGTTGGACGGCCAATCCTCCTGATGACTTTCTTCAACACATGGAGCTGTGGATCCGTATCCGTCATATTCCAGTGAATCTCTTTACTACCAACACTATGTATGCGCTGGCTAAAGAGGTGGGCAAGGTTAAAGAGATAGCTTATGATCCCAAGGTGTCTCATACCAAAGATTACATCAGAGCCAAAATCCTTTTCAATGTCGATAACCCAGCTAAGGCTTTCAGGAGACTGGAGGTCTCTAAGGATGCTACGGTTACCATTGAATTTGAATATGAAAAGATCCATAAGCGGTGTTTCCATTGTCTCCGTCTTACTCATGAGAAACTTCGGTGCCCTTTGTTGCGGAAAGGTGCCCAAAAGGGCAATCCTATGCCACATACTTCACGCATCGTCAATGAAGCTCCTGTGGCCACAAAACTCCTCGAAGGTCCTCCGGGTTTTCCTCAGTTATTTCCAGAATTATCTAAGGAGGACAGGAAGATGGCTTTGCTCTACATCTCTCATTCAGACGAGACAGAAAGAAAAGCTCGGATCCTGCGTGTGCAGCAAGGCATCGAAGAGAACAGAACAGAGTCCTCTATCCGCTTGACAAAAATAACTAAGGAACTTGACAAAGGGAAGGGGCATGTCTTCTCTTACCAAGATCCTACTCCAGACAAGTTTCATAGTTCGGGGTCTACTCAGATTTCTCATCCGAAGCTTTCCCTACGAGATAAGGAGGAGGATGATACTGAATCTTCGACATCGCATTTCTCTGCCAACTCTGAACCGGTTCTTCCTACGGGTTTTCGGCTTGGCCCTTCTTCGGGAGGGCGAGTCTCCGGGATCCAGGGGATGAGCAAGGCGGCAAGGAGACGTCCTTCTTCATGGAAAAGGAAAGCTTTTTCAAAGTCCAGTGTTCCCGCCATTGTTTCTCCTCCTGCTCTCATCTCCAAAGATGGCAATGCAAAGCGCAAACCCTCTTCTCTGGCTCTTCCAGAAAACAAATCCCACAAAGTTTCATACTCTACGGTGGCTTCCGTATTGAAGCCGCTGCTTCCCCAATCAGCATTTTCTCTTGGAACTGTCAAGGTGCTGGTAGCAAGGAGACAGTTCAGCAAATCCGGGCTTTTCGTAGGAAATTTTTCCCGGATTTTATGTTCTTAA
- the LOC125579972 gene encoding uncharacterized protein LOC125579972, protein MANNASLKPVKDLKPFKTKWRSQVKVLHSWLQNTGSGGETLQMVLTDEQGEKISATCKRNHILSVQRKLPQGKWCVLTTFSVSQASGQYRPTSHPYKITISDETVITNSDLIQDSIFLSLARYEDIIDGNLKTNFLIGNTSLSICYGKIVSLEPVQTVQVKGQDRKKVQFRLVDAKFAKISFYKGEVKITNAFDASIVYLDPTMEEALQFKEKLVEDELPLAVIEKKNGKKEIVLQEDDWNKLEIKMILELFVENCKIICSTEAVDTDWAWFYFGHKGCKHRAIKLASNHDNNQLWRCEKCQKHVSLMLLNTVAKIIVGHEAVDLWDGSYDEIEDPELLPEPIRALEGKSFCFGISVNSDNAMDGAGTFKVLEVWSGDHILKVESQSEPTSMTGTSSSTLSSGAHAGRKQPE, encoded by the exons ATGGCAAACAACGCAAGTCTCAAGCCTGTCAAAGACTTGAAACCATTTAAGACTAAATGGCGATCTCAAGTGAAAGTGCTACATTCATGGCTGCAAAACACTGGTTCTGGTGGGGAGACTCTTCAAATGGTTCTGACCGATGAACAA GGTGAGAAGATTAGTGCTACGTGCAAAAGGAATCACATTTTGAGTGTCCAGCGAAAACTACCCCAGGGAAAATGGTGTGTTCTCACAACATTTTCCGTTTCGCAAGCATCGGGCCAATATCGGCCAACAAGCCATCCATACAAGATAACGATCAGTGACGAAACTGTGATAACAAATTCTGACCTAATTCAAGATAGCATCTTCCTGTCTCTTGCCAGATACGAAGACATCATTGATGGGAACTTAAAGACCAACTTCCTTATTGGTAATACCTCTTTGTCAAT ATGTTATGGGAAAATCGTAAGCCTTGAACCAGTTCAAACCGTCCAAGTTAAAGGACAGGACCGGAAAAAAGTTCAATTTCGTTTAGTTGATGCaaa GTTCGCCAAAATCAGTTTTTACAAAG GTGAGGTGAAAATCACAAATGCTTTTGATGCATCCATTGTTTATCTTGATCCAACTATGGAGGAAGCATTACAGTTCAAGGAGAA GCTGGTGGAAGACGAGCTTCCTCTTGCTGTTATTGAGAAGAAAAATGGTAAGAAAGAAATTGTTTTACAAGAAGATGACTGGAACAAGCTTGAGATCAAGATGATTTTGGAACTCTTT GTGGAGAACTGCAAAATCATTTGTTCAACTGAAGCTGTTGACACTGATTGGGCATGGTTCTACTTTGGGCATAAAGGTTGCAAACATCGTGCCATAAAACTTGCATCAAACCATGACAACAACCAACTTTGGCGTTGTGAGAAATGCCAA AAACATGTAAGTTTGATGTTGCTGAACACTGTTGCTAAGATCATTGTTGGACATGAAGCTGTTGATCTGTGGGATGGCTCCTATGATGAG ATTGAAGATCCAGAGCTCCTACCAGAACCTATCAGAGCTTTAGAAGgaaaatctttttgttttggcaTTTCTGTGAACTCTGACAATGCGATGGATGGGGCAGGAACATTTAAAGTTCTTGAGGTCTGGTCTGGAGATCACATTCTTAAAGTGGAATCTCAATCTGAGCCAACCTCAATGACTGGCACATCATCTTCTACCCTGTCTTCTG GTGCTCATGCTGGAAGAAAACAGCCAGAATGA
- the LOC111211159 gene encoding putative FBD-associated F-box protein At5g56430 — protein sequence MGLVNEQVKVERAKETSFERVLMDRLSQFPDDILIKILSFVRTKDDVAMSILSKGWLSLWTLVPRVIFDDFSEEDNDEDEEGNENHAIRSLSQFVSGTLLLHKAAFSFHSLVKLHLLSVVYSDGESFCRLISNCPVLQELVVEICHQQNVVTFTVDLPSLKNFSVGNTIQENPPDDHLFVIRSQSLKRLRIVDYFGQLDLIGILPKLFDANFNLFPTMPMFCSILPSSCILKYA from the exons ATGGGCTTGGTTAATGAG CAAGTGAAAGTTGAAAGGGCAAAAGAAACAAGCTTTGAGAGAGTTCTTATGGATAGGTTAAGTCAGTTTCCAGATGATATACTCATCAAGATACTCTCCTTTGTCCGCACCAAAGATGATGTGGCTATGAGCATTTTGTCAAAAGGATGGCTGTCTCTTTGGACATTGGTGCCAAGAGTTATCTTCGATGATTTCTCAGAGGAAGATAACGATGAAGACGAAGAGGGTAATGAAAATCACGCCATAAGATCTCTGTCGCAGTTTGTGTCTGGAACTTTGCTATTACACAAGGCAGCG TTTAGCTTCCACTCCCTCGTGAAGCTGCACCTTTTATCCGTTGTTTACTCAGATGGCGAATCTTTCTGTAGGCTTATATCGAATTGCCCCGTTCTCCAAGAGTTAGTTGTGGAGATTTGTCACCAACAAAATGTGGTGACTTTCACCGTTGACTTGCCTTCCCTGAAGAATTTTTCCGTTGGGAATACGATCCAAGAGAACCCGCCTGATGATCATTTGTTCGTGATACGTTCCCAGTCTTTGAAGCGGTTGAGGATTGTTGACTATTTTGGCCAACTTGATTTGATTGGTATTCTTCCCAAACTTTTCGACGCGAATTTCAATCTATTTCCTACCATGCCAATGTTCTGCAGTATTTTACCTTCGTCATGCATCTTAAAGTATGCTTAG